The Arachis ipaensis cultivar K30076 chromosome B03, Araip1.1, whole genome shotgun sequence region ATTCCGAACCGAAGCCGCAGAGTTCCTTTAAGCGCGTCTTGGCGGATAATTCTTACACTCCTTTCAAGCACTTGAAGAATCTCAACGACTCTTCTAACAATGGtacattttaaatatatttttttatcgtTTTCGGTGTCTGGTTTCGAAGAACGCGAAAAAAAAGAAGTAATCGTGTGAAGATTTTTGAGGTGTTTGACTAATTGACCTAGCTTAGTTCAGTTCAGTTTAGCATAAGAAAATGAATCAAATTGAAAGGTGTGTTTAATCTAACAATGGCTCGTCCGTAATAACCTTGGGAGAGGCATAATAGTTGTTGAAACCGAGGATTTGTGGTTGAAGGAACTCAGATTATTGAGAGAAGAGAGTTAGtttggaagaagaagagagaatgagatgaaagaagagagaaagaagaagcaaTCAACTATAGTGGTGAACCTCACATTACACCTAGTTTAGTTTCAGCTTATGAACAAGTTAGCTAGTAGCTACTATAACTAACTTACCATTTGCAGTAACAACTAACTAATTCAGCTGGTGCTCATAACTGATTTTCTTAATTTAGCACTTAACTTGGACTACAAGTTACATCAAGCTATACCTACTAAGAGTAGTTGTTTTTGTGTCTTTATTTTTGTCCAGTTCTTGGAAGATTTGTCTGATTATTAAATCAAGATAGAACGTTTGAGTATCTTAATGAGTTTCATCTAGCTGTTGGTACTAACATGCTGGAGTTTGATGCATCTTTTTGGACATTCTGAATGTCAAAATCCAAGTGAGGCTGATAGAAGGTTATATTTGAACTTTGAACTTTGAACTTTGAAGCAACAAGTTTTTGATTTACTATATTTCTTAATACCCAAAGAAAAAGTCATGAAGATATACTGAATCTATAATTTTCACTGTCTAAGTTTTTTTTAATGCATGTTACCTAATCATTGAGTTCTCTATGTAAGATTATTAAGATCAAGCTAAATGAGTGGTTTTCCTGCAGATAAAGCTTCAAATTTGCATCCATTTGAGGCAGTGATCACAGCATTGTTGAAAAATTCTTGGCCTGAAATTGAACTTACTACTGAGATTGTGGACATGGAAATGAATGATTCTTATGTTTGGGTCAATACAGAGCTGCAAGTAAAGGAATTGGCCAATGTGTTAAGCAAAGAGAGATTCTTTGCTGTGGACACAGAACAACATAGCTTACGATCTTTTCTAGGCTTTACAGCATTGGTTCAGGTATGTTGTCATCTCTAATTGCTTTATGCAGTCATTTTTTACTGATAAATTTTATGATAGTGTGTGTTTTTATGCTATCATGCAGATTTCTACCCAGAAGAAAGATTATTTGGTTGACACAATCGCGCTACATGATCTAATGCCAATTCTTTGCCCAGTTTTTGCGGATCCTTCTATTTGTAAAGTATGTAAGTTATTACTATCATACTTCTAGACAGTTTAGTAGAAGTTGAAAATGTTTTATCttcctctttttattttttggaaaaaGTGGGCAGGGGATTGGAGAAAATGATTATGCATTCACCTAACACCGCAACAAATTAGTTTTCTTATACCTAAAGTTATTTATAGTTGGAGACAACACCATATCACAAATTATGAGATTTAAATTGAGTATCTTGGTTCTATCGTCCAAGGTAATAAAGAGATGGGTGAAAATATAAACCATAACATTCAAGTTGGGTTAAATAGAGTGCTTAGGGCAGAACCcatgatttaaataaataaattttaagggTAAATTTTACTGCACAACTATTAGACCTGCAATATTGTATGGAATTGAATGTTGGCTCGGAAAAAGAAACGAAAATAATAAGATGGATGAGTGGGCACAGTAGACTATATAGAATTGGAAATGAGTGCATTAGGGAGAGAGTTGGGGTAGTGCCAATTGTAAAGATGTTAGAATTTTTTTCCAGATGGTATGGACATGTTTGAAGAAGGTACTTAGAGACTATAGTTAGAAGAATGGAGTAGTTGGAGAGAAGTTCTATCACTAGAACAAATGGAGACCTTATAAAGTATATGGGAAATTATTTGAAGAGGTTTTAAGTATAAATGCTTTGAACTTTGGTTTGACCCACAATAGAGTACAATGGCATTGATTCCATGTAGCCGACCCCCTTTTAGTGGATTAATGTTTAGTGATTTTTATATATTAGAATTTNNNNNTTTAATTacagttttttcttttttctgaatGGAAAATTTGTGGATAGGTGTTCCATGGGGCTGACAATGATGTTGTCTGGCTACAAAGGGACTTCCATATATATGTTGTTAATCTATTTGATACTTCAAAGGTGAGCTATTCATGATAGATCATGCTTCTTGGCTTTTAAGGATTGATTAGCAGTTTTTGTTTTATGAATTTGTGTTTATGTACTACAGGCATGCGAGGTGCTGTCAAAGCCACAGAAATCACTTGCTTATCTACTTGAAACTTACTGCAGTGTGACAACAAATAAATTATTACAGGTTTGACCTTATTGATCTGCTTGTTAATTAAATGGGGTCATTTATCATCATCAATATAGTTTTCAGTTTAAGTATTTGGCATCCATAGTTGCAATAGAACATGTAAACCTTTTATCTTTCACATAGTTTGACTAGAATGACCATTTCTTTTATATGCTTAATTGTAGCGTGAAGACTGGAGACAGCGCCCCCTCTCAGCAGAAATGGTGCATTATGCACGAACAGATGCACACTATTTGTTGTATATTGCAAACTGTTTGATTGCTGAGCTCAAACAACTTGACAATGGTATGTCTTCTTGTCTGATACTTTAAAGTAAAAGTtagaaacaatttttttttcttgtcatAAATAATCAGTTTAAGTAGATTGGATATTTAAAAACTTGCATCAGTGAGCCCCTTTCCCTTATATCTCTTCCCATTCCCCAAAAGAAGTGGCCAGAGAAATAAGAAGGTTATTTTATACCTGGGATGATTATGGTATTTTGTCATCTTGATGGCTTTGATAAAACAGCATCATAAGACATTTTCCCTGTGTTGAGCTAACTGAGACAGCATAACACAGTAACTTTTTAGGGGTTTCCTTTGATAATAATGTGTCAAAATTCTGAATTTACTATTGTGTCAGAAAACTCTTGTGACGATGACAAATTCCATTTTGTTCACGAGGCTAGTCGGCGTTCAAACATAATCTGTTTGCAACTTTTTACAAAAGAAGTTGAAGCTTCTCCTGGTGATTCTGCTGCATCATCATTATTTTCTCGTCATGTGAGTGGTCAAGGCTTCACTTCAGTTTCCAATGAATCCCAGGTTTGTTGCTTCCTGCACAGATTAATCTTGTGAGATGTCTCGTTGGATATAAAATTCTGATGCGCTTCTCTGCTTTCAGTTTCAGACTATTGTGAAGCAACTGTGTGGATGGAGAGACCTGATGGTCAGTTATAATCTCCTTCAGTTAAGCTATCATTTAACATTGATTTATTACTGTAAAATGTAGATACCAGTGTTTTTCCAATTTCCCTGATCGACCATGTAGTTTGCAAACTGTGAGATGGAACAGCAATCTAGCCCTATCTATTATCAAGGACATATGAGAGAGAACTCAACATGATTCTTGACCTTATGGCACCATCTTTTCGTGCCATAAATTGATAAAAGCTAGGAGTAATACAGAACTAAGATGAGATATATTTTAGTAtttgtttgtattttttgaaaattgttattaTATTTTCTGATATTAATTATTGCTAAATGTTCAAGTCAAGATTATTATTCATAGTAATGAGAACAATTAGGACGAAATTCTTCCTGAACCATCGGAAAAAATGTACAAAACTATGTTAATCTAGACACAGGACACAACACTGAAACTTTTATTCACTATCCTCCATTGTTATAGTGACTAAGTTGCTTACTGTATAACTTTTGACGATGGTGAATCTTTTTTATGACAACATTAGTTACATGAGAATATTCTGTGGCATTTCAGGCTCGCATTCATGATGAGAGCTTAAAATATGTACTGTCAGACCAGGCAATTGTTGCTTTGGCAAGTCAACCTTTGTCAAGTGAATCCGAAATATACAATCTCATAGCTCTGGTTGATAATAATGTGGAAATGGGTCTCAATTTTTTCATCCATTCCCCATCTCCTGTTGTTTGCAGCCACTTGAGTGATATCCATCATATTCTTGCAGACAAGTTGATTGACCATGCTCACATTTATTCATGGATTATTCAAAAGTGCCTGGGTCCAAATGGGACTTGTCCACTTTCTATATTTAATTATGCTTTGCTGTTTAACAGTAACTTAAAACCTAGCTTAGCTTATAAACCCTCTGGTCTAAAAAATCATAGACAGATATCCCGGAAAGCTTCTCGAGATTTGTTTGTTCAAAAATTCTCCTGTAAGGCTCCTGTTTATCATAACTGCCGGATATTTGCTAATGATGGGAGGCTGCTTTGTTACTGTGATAAGAAGAAGCTTGAGTGGTTGGTGCAccttttaatttgttttacaCTTTTCTTAAAGGTGCTGTTTCTCTGTGAATACTGAATAATGATCAATTTTGCAGGTACCTAAGTCGGGATCTCGCAAAACTTGTTGATAAGGACCCACCAGCTATAATGCTTCTATTTGAACCCAAAGGTCGCCCAGAGGATGAAGACAATGATTTCTACATTCAGAGCAAGAGAAATATATGTGTTGGATGTGGTGAAGGAAGTCACTACTTACGGTACCGAATAATCCCATCCTGTTACAGAATGCATTTTCCTGAGCATTTAAAAAGCCATCGTTCTCATGATATTGTTCTACTCTGCGTGGACTGCCACGAAATTGCCCATGCGGCTGCAGAGAAGTATAAGAGAAAAATAGCTGCTGAATTTGGAATTCCTCTGTACGTTCAAAGGGTCGTTCATCCTGAACAAGAGCCTAATATACAGATTGAGGAGGGTGTATCTCCATTACAGTTACGTACAGCAGCTATGGCTCTTATACGCCATGGACCAAGAATGCCTCAAAATCGCCGTGAAGAACTGACTGAGGTTTGATCATATTTCTCTAATGTGAGCCTTGGTTACTGTAGCGAAGCCCCTCTTGATGATGAATGTCGGAATGATTTGCAATTTAATTTGATAGATTGAGCACAACTTAAATGTGATTATATAAATGACTGCGAGTATAGATTTGATGCATTTTTAATAAGGCTTCCAAATTGTACTTAATCAGTGGTCTTCAATTTGgcgttgttcatgaatgttattTAAGATCTTCATCAATTGTAGGGGCTTTTGTTTGAGGTTATCTGTTAATTTGTTTTGCAGGTTGTGAAGAGATATTATGGAGGAAGAGAAATATCTGAGGAAGATCTAGAAAGAGCCCTGATAGTTGGCATGAGTCCTCATGAGAGAAGACGGTTTGAGAAGAAGAGGGGTTTCTCTTTCAGACATGTGGGTAAAATAACAGCAGTGTCTGAAGAGGAAAACCCTGCTGATTCCACAACCAGAATTAGTAATGGGGATGCATCAAAGGTTGGTTCCCTTGATGATGGTTCATGTGCAAATGAAGAAACAAGTAATGATGTAGATAGAGAACATTTGATGGTAAACGATGATTCAGGAAACCCTTCTTTAGCTTCTGATCTTGCAGTTGATGCATCTGTCTCTCCTGATACTTCAAATGGGTACACAAGCTCATTTGAAATTGTGGATTATAGTGAAATTAGTGACTCTGTTACAAATGTTGATGGCACTAGTCTGAGTAAAAAGCAACCAAATGGAAGTGATGACTTATCTTATCCTCCCAACGATGAAGAATCGACTCAAACTAAACATAATTCAAAACAATCACTCTTAGGACATGGACCGCATGGACAAGAAGTTGTAGAACATTTAATGAAGGAATATGGGGAAGAAGGCATTGGACAGTTCTGTCAACGGTGGAGACAAGTATTTGTTGAAGCTGTAAATCCACGTTTTCTTCCTGCTGGTTGGGATGTAAAACACAGGTATGATTATTTAATTTTCGACTTGTTCACTGTGCAAACACAAATGGTCATCCTTAAAGTTATCTTACAGGAATATAATATGATGCTGTTAAGGCAATTAATATTTGCTTAAAGTTGTCATCAGATTTGTATTCACCTCCTGTTCCATTTATTTGTTATTGTCACATTCTGTTACATATTTGTATTCATGCATCTGGTTATGGATGTGGATACATATTCAGATACTTTGGGTTCAAGAATGTACCAAAAATTTATATAGGGAGTGTCTTATGATATTGTTTGTGTGTAGAAACTAAATTATCCATTTCTTTCTCTAAGGCTCTGACTCTGGACACTTTTGCCAGCGGAAGAAGGGACTTCGGTGAGTTCAGTGTATACAATCCTGGCAGAAGAGTTGGCGCTACTACTTAGTAATGACTCTGCGGAGCTGTGGCATGCTTTCGTCGTTGCTGCAATGCTGCTCTATCAAATTTACGGTGTTACTCCACATCCTCGTATAGTACATCCTGTACTGTTCAGAGAACATAGGTTTGATGATATGTTCATCTCAGTTGGTCAGTTTGTTATTTTGGTGAGAATATTTTGTTTTATAGCAAGCATAAGTGCATTATAAAGACATAGTTGCCTTCGTTTATATTCTTCCCTTTTGGTCTGATGGTGGTTATCATTTCAACTTGGGGAAAAAGCAAGCATTTCTGTTTGAACGTTTCGGATTGCGTTTAGATTGATTGTAACTAAAACGACATTATAATTCTTAGCAGTTAGCACCATTCCGCCTAAGAGATCATTCCATACCTTAAACACAATTTAACACTTCATATTCATACATTGATAATGAGAAACGATGTTTgtataaaattttttgtatttttaaaaattttcttttttggaTATAAGTGGCAAATTTTTTAACCTAAACC contains the following coding sequences:
- the LOC107629968 gene encoding protein RRP6-like 3 isoform X1; translated protein: MNNGNKMRAAFIIATVTAISIFLTAMNRRRIRNRNKKSPSSSCYLHSEPKPQSSFKRVLADNSYTPFKHLKNLNDSSNNDKASNLHPFEAVITALLKNSWPEIELTTEIVDMEMNDSYVWVNTELQVKELANVLSKERFFAVDTEQHSLRSFLGFTALVQISTQKKDYLVDTIALHDLMPILCPVFADPSICKVFHGADNDVVWLQRDFHIYVVNLFDTSKACEVLSKPQKSLAYLLETYCSVTTNKLLQREDWRQRPLSAEMVHYARTDAHYLLYIANCLIAELKQLDNENSCDDDKFHFVHEASRRSNIICLQLFTKEVEASPGDSAASSLFSRHVSGQGFTSVSNESQFQTIVKQLCGWRDLMARIHDESLKYVLSDQAIVALASQPLSSESEIYNLIALVDNNVEMGLNFFIHSPSPVVCSHLSDIHHILADKLIDHAHIYSWIIQKCLGPNGTCPLSIFNYALLFNSNLKPSLAYKPSGLKNHRQISRKASRDLFVQKFSCKAPVYHNCRIFANDGRLLCYCDKKKLEWYLSRDLAKLVDKDPPAIMLLFEPKGRPEDEDNDFYIQSKRNICVGCGEGSHYLRYRIIPSCYRMHFPEHLKSHRSHDIVLLCVDCHEIAHAAAEKYKRKIAAEFGIPLYVQRVVHPEQEPNIQIEEGVSPLQLRTAAMALIRHGPRMPQNRREELTEFVLQVVKRYYGGREISEEDLERALIVGMSPHERRRFEKKRGFSFRHVGKITAVSEEENPADSTTRISNGDASKVGSLDDGSCANEETSNDVDREHLMVNDDSGNPSLASDLAVDASVSPDTSNGYTSSFEIVDYSEISDSVTNVDGTSLSKKQPNGSDDLSYPPNDEESTQTKHNSKQSLLGHGPHGQEVVEHLMKEYGEEGIGQFCQRWRQVFVEAVNPRFLPAGWDVKHSGRRDFGEFSVYNPGRRVGATT
- the LOC107629968 gene encoding protein RRP6-like 3 isoform X3; translation: MNNGNKMRAAFIIATVTAISIFLTAMNRRRIRNRNKKSPSSSCYLHSEPKPQSSFKRVLADNSYTPFKHLKNLNDSSNNDKASNLHPFEAVITALLKNSWPEIELTTEIVDMEMNDSYVWVNTELQVKELANVLSKERFFAVDTEQHSLRSFLGFTALVQISTQKKDYLVDTIALHDLMPILCPVFADPSICKVFHGADNDVVWLQRDFHIYVVNLFDTSKACEVLSKPQKSLAYLLETYCSVTTNKLLQREDWRQRPLSAEMVHYARTDAHYLLYIANCLIAELKQLDNENSCDDDKFHFVHEASRRSNIICLQLFTKEVEASPGDSAASSLFSRHVSGQGFTSVSNESQFQTIVKQLCGWRDLMARIHDESLKYVLSDQAIVALASQPLSSESEIYNLIALVDNNVEMGLNFFIHSPSPVVCSHLSDIHHILADKLIDHAHIYSWIIQKCLGPNGTCPLSIFNYALLFNSNLKPSLAYKPSGLKNHRQISRKASRDLFVQKFSCKAPVYHNCRIFANDGRLLCYCDKKKLEWYLSRDLAKLVDKDPPAIMLLFEPKGRPEDEDNDFYIQSKRNICVGCGEGSHYLRYRIIPSCYRMHFPEHLKSHRSHDIVLLCVDCHEIAHAAAEKYKRKIAAEFGIPLYVQRVVHPEQEPNIQIEEGVSPLQLRTAAMALIRHGPRMPQNRREELTEFVLQVVKRYYGGREISEEDLERALIVGMSPHERRRFEKKRGFSFRHVGKITAVSEEENPADSTTRISNGDASKVGSLDDGSCANEETSNDVDREHLMVNDDSGNPSLASDLAVDASVSPDTSNGYTSSFEIVDYSEISDSVTNVDGTSLSKKQPNGSDDLSYPPNDEESTQTKHNSKQSLLGHGPHGQEVVEHLMKEYGEEGIGQFCQRWRQVFVEAVNPRFLPAGWDVKHRL
- the LOC107629968 gene encoding protein RRP6-like 3 isoform X2, with amino-acid sequence MNNGNKMRAAFIIATVTAISIFLTAMNRRRIRNRNKKSPSSSCYLHSEPKPQSSFKRVLADNSYTPFKHLKNLNDSSNNDKASNLHPFEAVITALLKNSWPEIELTTEIVDMEMNDSYVWVNTELQVKELANVLSKERFFAVDTEQHSLRSFLGFTALVQISTQKKDYLVDTIALHDLMPILCPVFADPSICKVFHGADNDVVWLQRDFHIYVVNLFDTSKACEVLSKPQKSLAYLLETYCSVTTNKLLQREDWRQRPLSAEMVHYARTDAHYLLYIANCLIAELKQLDNENSCDDDKFHFVHEASRRSNIICLQLFTKEVEASPGDSAASSLFSRHVSGQGFTSVSNESQFQTIVKQLCGWRDLMARIHDESLKYVLSDQAIVALASQPLSSESEIYNLIALVDNNVEMGLNFFIHSPSPVVCSHLSDIHHILADKLIDHAHIYSWIIQKCLGPNGTCPLSIFNYALLFNSNLKPSLAYKPSGLKNHRQISRKASRDLFVQKFSCKAPVYHNCRIFANDGRLLCYCDKKKLEWYLSRDLAKLVDKDPPAIMLLFEPKGRPEDEDNDFYIQSKRNICVGCGEGSHYLRYRIIPSCYRMHFPEHLKSHRSHDIVLLCVDCHEIAHAAAEKYKRKIAAEFGIPLYVQRVVHPEQEPNIQIEEGVSPLQLRTAAMALIRHGPRMPQNRREELTEVVKRYYGGREISEEDLERALIVGMSPHERRRFEKKRGFSFRHVGKITAVSEEENPADSTTRISNGDASKVGSLDDGSCANEETSNDVDREHLMVNDDSGNPSLASDLAVDASVSPDTSNGYTSSFEIVDYSEISDSVTNVDGTSLSKKQPNGSDDLSYPPNDEESTQTKHNSKQSLLGHGPHGQEVVEHLMKEYGEEGIGQFCQRWRQVFVEAVNPRFLPAGWDVKHSGRRDFGEFSVYNPGRRVGATT